The following are encoded in a window of Phocoena phocoena chromosome 2, mPhoPho1.1, whole genome shotgun sequence genomic DNA:
- the LOC136118624 gene encoding LOW QUALITY PROTEIN: olfactory receptor 4E2-like (The sequence of the model RefSeq protein was modified relative to this genomic sequence to represent the inferred CDS: deleted 1 base in 1 codon), whose product MDVLNQTRVTQFVFLGLTDNWVQEILFFMAFSAMYVLTLWGNILIMVTIVFTPCLSTPMYFFLSNLSFIDICHSSVTVPKMLEGLLFDRKTISCIAQLFFLHLFACAEILLLTIMAYDRYVAICAPLHYPNVNMRVCVQLVFVLWLVGTVHSLVQTFLTIRLPYCGPNVIDSYFCNVPPVIKLACTDTCLTGIPIVSNRGTISLSCFLALVASYTIILFSLRKQSAEGRRKALSTCLAHFMVVSLFFGPCIFIYTQPDTSFSTDKLVSVFYTVVTPLLNPFIDTLRNEEIKSAMKHLRQRRVFS is encoded by the exons ATGGATGTTCTAAACCAAACAAGAGTGACTCAATTTGTCTTCTTGGGACTCACTGATAACTGGGTGCAGGAAATACTATTTTTCATGGCATTCTCAGCCATGTATGTGCTAACCCTTTGGGGGAACATTCTCATCATGGTTACCATAGTCTTTACTCCATGTCTTAGTACACCCATGTATTTCTTCCTGAGCAATCTGTCCTTTATTGACATCTGCCACTCATCTGTCACTGTGCCTAAGATGCTGGAGGGTTTGCTTTTTGACAGAAAGACCATTTCCTGCATTGCACAGCTCTTCTTCCTACATCTGTTTGCCTGTGCTGAGATCCTTCTGCTGACCATTATGGCCTATGATCGTTACGTAGCCATCTGTGCTCCATTACACTACCCCAATGTGAACATGAGGGTCTGTGTACAGCTTGTCTTTGTGCTCTGGTTGGTGGGTACTGTTCACTCACTGGTGCAGACCTTCTTGACCATTCGTCTACCTTACTGTGGCCCCAATGTTATTGATAGCTACTTCTGTAATGTTCCTCCTGTCATCAAGCTGGCCTGCACAGATACATGTCTCACAGGAATTCCGATTGTGTCCAATAGAGGAACCATTTCCCTCTCCTGTTTCCTGGCTTTGGTCGCCTCCTACACCATCATCTTGTTTTCTCTTAGAAAACAGTCAGCTGAAGGGCGCAGGAAAGCTCTGTCCACCTGTTTAGCCCACTTCATGGTGGTTTCCCTCTTCTTTGGACCATGT ATCTTCATTTACACTCAGCCAGACACCAGCTTCTCCACTGACAAGTTGGTATCTGTCTTCTACACAGTGGTCACCCCTTTGCTGAATCCCTTCATTGACACCTTGaggaatgaggaaataaaaagtgCTATGAAGCATCTCAGACAGAGACGAGTTTTTTCATGA